In Panicum virgatum strain AP13 chromosome 4N, P.virgatum_v5, whole genome shotgun sequence, a single window of DNA contains:
- the LOC120671270 gene encoding proteasome subunit beta type-3-like, whose translation MSIFEYNGSAVMAMVGKNCFAIASDRRLGVQLQTIATDFQRVFKIHDKLYVGLSGLATDAQTLYQKLVFRHKLYQLREERDMKPETFASLVSALLYEKRFGPYFCQPVIAGLGDDNEPFICTMDCLGAKELAKDFVVSGTASESLYGACESMYKPNMEPDELFETVSQALMSSVDRDCLSGWGGYVLIITPTEVREHVVKGRMD comes from the exons ATGTCG ATCTTCGAGTACAACGGGTCCGCCGTGATGGCGATGGTGGGGAAGAACTGCTTCGCGATCGCCAGCGACCGGCGTCTGGGCGTGCAGCTGCAGACCATCGCTACCGACTTCCAGCGGGTGTTCAAGATCCACGACAAGCTATACGTCGGCCTCTCGGGGCTTGCCACCGACGCCCAGACGCT GTACCAGAAGCTGGTGTTTAGGCACAAGCTGTATCAGCTGCGGGAGGAGAGGGACATGAAGCCCGAGACCTTCGCCAGCCTAGTTTCTGCGCTCCTTTACGAGAAGAG ATTCGGGCCATATTTCTGCCAACCAGTCATTGCTGGACTTGGAGATGACAACGAGCCGTTTATTTGTACCATGGACTGCCTTGGTGCCAA GGAACTAGCCAAGGATTTTGTTGTTTCTGGGACAGCATCAGAATCTTTGTATGGTGCTTGCGAATCCATGTACAAGCCAAACATG GAACCTGACGAACTCTTCGAGACTGTATCCCAAGCTCTGATGTCATCAGTTGATCGTGACTGCCTTAGCGGGTGGGGAGGCTACGTGCTGATCAT AACGCCGACTGAAGTGAGAGAACATGTGGTGAAGGGCAGGATGGACTAA